The genomic window TTGGGGCACCTAATACATTATGGTGGTATGTTGTACAGTGCAGATCCCTGACTGAACAATTAAACTGCCAGCTAGGCAGTGCAACAAAGCCCAATGACTCATGAGTTGAATGTGGGACTGATTGGTGCCCATCGCTGGGCACAGACCCGTCTCTCTCTATTCTGTGTCAGGCAGACTTGCTGATGCACACAGCAGGGTTGGATGCACTCAGCCATAGGGAGAGCTGATGTTTTATTGCACTACGGGGAGAGattaaagccatttttttttttttttattcagctgaATTGCCTAGTTCATTATCGTATCTTAGTGCTCTTTCAGTCACATGCCACGAGCTTCAGTCTCCTGTTTTCAGTTACTGGGCAAGAGATGAGAAAACTGCTTGTGGTGTTGTACCATTGTtaattgtgtgtagtgtagcgtgtgtgtgtgcgtgtgtgtgtgtgtgtgtgtgtgtgttacgtccTCCTCTTTACACACTGAGTTAATTAATGTTAGGACATGGGTTACTACTTAACACACTTTCCCTACCTTTTTGTGCCGTACAGTTTCAATACAAATGTCTAGGTCTAGGACTTAAAGACACATGATTTAACCTGCCACACATCTGTTATTGGTTAAGGCTCGTCAACTGATACAGTGAAGACTTGGGGGTGGGGATTCTTGAAGACACTACTTTGACAATGCTGGttaatttcacatttctcaCGTATTTGGCATCTTTTGTTCCCTCTTCTAAATGGCCATGTCTGTATACTGTTTGTTTCCCATGCATGGCGCTCTCATGTAAACTGCCTCTTATTgtcactcttaaaaaaaacaaaaaaaaccaaagtaaGAGTTAAAAGAGCTAGGTGACATGTTAGTTagcaaatacacaaacatgcactaactctttttctttaatttttttttttttttttaaagtgaagacGTCCTCAGAcgcctctttctttttatcttgcTCAGTTTGAGTACTTCATCATGGACTCTCTGTAGGGAAATGGCCTTTGTTTCACACCTCCTTCGTTATTGATCTCTGGAAAGGCTTCGGCCTTTAATGTCTTGAGGGTCAGCCAGTCGTAGGCCTGTTAGTTTGGGTGTTTGATGTCAGAGAAATGTGAAATCGGAGACTAAAAGCTTTCCATAAGATGCATGCGTTGCATCCGGTAAAGATCCATCGGAACCTTGTCAGATGGGGGGGAGTGGTGTAGATAACCATTTGTCTGTAGCAGCTGGTCTTCTCCACCTAAATGCTCTCTTTGTGGCAATTCTCTTCCAgctgacaccccacccccagcatACATGCCCCCCGACGAGCAGATGGGGCAGGATGGGTCTCAGTCTATGGAGACGGGCACTAGCATGGTGCCCCAAAGCATGCCCAGAGGGGGTGAGTACAGCTCCGTTAATGTGGAGTAATGCAGCATCATATTGAGCTCGGCGTGAAGTTTCAGATGGTACAGCAGGGTTGTGTTCGGTTTAGTTTTTATAGCTAATGCAAGCTTATACACATTTGACAGCTAGTGCCTGGACCAGATGTTCTGAGAATGTTTTATGTTGGATGTCTCTCCAACAATCACACGATTTGTAGCCAGCATTTTACCTGCTTTCTTTTACAGAGTAAACACAAGTAGACATTATTAACGAATATTTGTAGtaggttttttgtttatgtgcatATATGCTTAACAAAAATTGTAAAGCATTGTAAAGCACACTTCAGGCAAACAAAAATCTTAGCTCTCTCACTCCAGTCTTCTCactccaatgtgtgtgtgtgtgtgttgtctcgtGCATTTAGATGTGCAGCCAGTGGAATATGAGGAGCCCAGCCACTGGTGTTCCATCGTATACTATGAGCTGAATAACCGTGTGGGCGAGGCTTACCACGCTTCCTCCACCAGTGTGTTGGTGGATGGTTTCACTGACCCCTCCAATAACAAGAACCGCTTCTGCCTGGGTCTGCTCTCCAACGTCAACCGTAACTCTACCATTGAGAACACTCGCCGCCACATTGGCAAAGGTACGCACGCCCACACGCGTCAGCGCCGAGGAGCTGAGATAAACgtcgtgttttttttaaaaatgaatgagcttTCAGCTTTGATGCTCGGCGTTTTTCGGTTTTGTAATCGATTTGTTTTCTTGTTACCGTGGTTGGTGTTATGTTAGTATGCGGGTGACTTTGTGAAACACATTCTCCACGTTTGTATGCATTTAGAGTTCCAATACAAATGTCTtgagaattaaaaagaaaaaaacacatgatttAAGCTGCCACCCGTCTTATTACTCATTAAGTCTCATAAACTGATGATGAATTTTGTTTGTGGCAGTTATTCTCACCACTGTCCACACCAGCCTTTTGATGTTACTGTTGAGGTTTTAAGACATGTGTTTACGTCTGTGTTCCCAGGCGTCCACCTGTATTACGTTGGTGGAGAGGTGTATGCCGAGTGCTTGAGCGACACTAGCATCTTTGTCCAGAGCCGCAACTGCAACTACCACCATGGCTTCCACCCCACCACTGTCTGCAAGATCCCCAGCGGCTGCAGTCTCAAGATCTTCAACAACCAAGAGTTTGCTCAGCTGCTGGCCCAGTCTGTCAACCATGGCTTTGAGGCTGTCTACGAGCTCACCAAGATGTGCACTATTCGCATGAGTTTTGTAAAGGTACCAGAGTGAACAGTTCTCTTTCAGGTGACCATTTCTTATGTGTCTGGTCTGATTTATGTGACTTAtgcgattctttttttttttttttctccccctcttttctttttttgtcttcccttCAGGGCTGGGGCGCTGAATATCATCGACAGGACGTGACTAGCACCCCCTGCTGGATAGAAGTGCATCTTCATGGCCCCCTCCAGTGGCTGGATAAAGTACTAACTCAAATGGGCTCTCCTCTGAACCCTATCTCGTCGGTTTCCTAATGGTGGGCCCTACACAGATGCTGGGAAGATCTTTCTATCTTTtggttttttactttttttttttttttttttttttttttaaattttgcaatTTTGAAAAAGGACGTCTTAAAGGCTTGAACTGTTTACACTACCTGCAAAAGGGCCTTTCATCCTTTAAGCAGACAGAATTGTGAGAATGAACTGAGGCTACAAGCAAAACTAGCGGAGGAAAATTTTAGGCAGTGACACACAATGGACAAACTTACTGCTTAAGCAGTTGTCTacaacttttttcctttttttttttttttttttgcataaaatggatttaaaagtatgcttgtatgtgtgatttttctCTATCAGTAGGTTATCTAGTAGttgaaagaaactgaaatacTTTTCATGTATCTCTTTCACTTTACACCAGTCAAATAAATTGCAGTTTCCTAATTCTGTGAGAAACCTATCATTGCTATGTTGTCTAATCCCAGTTATTTACAATTAAGGCATTAGGTGCCATTATATGTTTACTATTAGGCTCAGAACTCACTACGACTCTTTCCTTTTTATAGCTGTTGTTGACTTGTGGCGAAACACAAAGTTACTGCTTTTAAATAAAGTCTCTTTGTCTGATCGGATTCGGTCGCTTCTTTTGATGAAGATGCACGTGACGTGTTGTTATTGGTCATTACAACCTCACAGTATTCCCGAACCAGTGCGCGAATCTTATTCTAATTACAAGAATCTGACGCAACGACGCTGCTGTGACGATTAATACACATTCGTTACAATACGTTGTCGTAGAAAAGACTTCTTTTCAACGAGTCACAGTCATGCTCATCGTATCATTCGGCACAAATGCATCTTTGCTAGAAGAGTCAGTATTAAGTTAGTCCAATAAATTACTTGGAGCTGAATAATGGCTGTAAATCAGGAGAGACACCAGCTCTACAGCCATACAGAAACGTTTTGATTCGTTTCTTAGCTTTGTAGGGAAATTTCGTGCCCCCTGCTGGATAAGAGGAGCAGTCGACTAGGTGGGGACGCCGGCTGACATGCCAGATTATGATTGGTTACATAGTTCCCTGTGAAAATCTATTGGTCCGCGTCTATTGCTGTAAAAGTAACTGTTACGTGTCGAAAGGTAACGCCCTTTGAAAACACGAATTcagaaaatggagaaatgttTGTATAATGTAAAAAGTATCCCAGTAGATCATAAACAGTGTCATTGATGATTAATCTTGGAGAAAGTTTAAGAAGCGCTT from Chanos chanos chromosome 2, fChaCha1.1, whole genome shotgun sequence includes these protein-coding regions:
- the smad5 gene encoding mothers against decapentaplegic homolog 5 isoform X1, which gives rise to MTSMSSLFSFTSPAVKRLLGWKQGDEEEKWAEKAVDALVKKLKKKKGAMEDLEKALSSPGQPSKCVTIPRSLDGRLQVSHRKGLPHVIYCRVWRWPDLQSHHELKPLEVCEYPFGSKQKEVCINPYHYKRVESPVLPPVLVPRHSEFNPQHSLLVQFRNLSHNEPHMPLNATFPDSFQQHSGGGSFPISPNSPYPPSPASSGTYPNSPASSGPSSPFQLPADTPPPAYMPPDEQMGQDGSQSMETGTSMVPQSMPRGDVQPVEYEEPSHWCSIVYYELNNRVGEAYHASSTSVLVDGFTDPSNNKNRFCLGLLSNVNRNSTIENTRRHIGKGVHLYYVGGEVYAECLSDTSIFVQSRNCNYHHGFHPTTVCKIPSGCSLKIFNNQEFAQLLAQSVNHGFEAVYELTKMCTIRMSFVKGWGAEYHRQDVTSTPCWIEVHLHGPLQWLDKVLTQMGSPLNPISSVS